In Musa acuminata AAA Group cultivar baxijiao chromosome BXJ2-8, Cavendish_Baxijiao_AAA, whole genome shotgun sequence, one genomic interval encodes:
- the LOC135618874 gene encoding probable magnesium transporter NIPA6, with protein MDKVPINSGPPPAAGSAHFFADNLKGFLLAVASSAFIGASFIIKKKGLKRAGASGSRAGIGGYGYLLEPLWWIGMVTMIIGEIANFVAYIFAPAVMVTPLGALSIIVSAVLAHFILKEKLQRMGVLGCVLCIVGSTVIVLHAPEERTPSSVDQIWDLATQPAFLLYTASAVAVSLVLMLHCSPRYGQTNIMVYLGICSAIGSLTVMSIKAIGIAIKLTLEGVNQAGYFQTWVFAMVAISCIIIQLNYLNKALDTFNTAVVSPVYYAMFTILTILASAIMFKDWSGQSASNIASEICGLITVISGTTVLHSTRESDQTSSSDLYTPLSPKIFWHIQGNGELGKLKDDDLLSGEFVAVVRQDHFT; from the exons ATGGACAAAGTTCCGATCAACTCTGGGCCGCCGCCCGCGGCGGGGTCTGCGCACTTCTTCGCTGACAACCTCAAGGGCTTCCTGCTCGCCGTCGCCTCCAGCGCCTTCATCGGTGCTAGCTTCATCATCAAGAAGAAGGGCCTCAAGCGCGCCGGCGCCTCCGGCTCCCGCGCCG GCATAGGCGGGTACGGATACTTACTGGAGCCTCTCTGGTGGATCGGAATGGTCACAA TGATTATCGGTGAGATTGCAAATTTTGTGGCCTACATCTTTGCCCCAGCTGTTATGGTGACGCCTCTGGGTGCTTTGAGCATCATCGTTAG TGCCGTTTTGGCCCATTTCATCCTGAAGGAGAAATTGCAGAGAATGGGTGTTTTGGGCTGTGTGCTTTGCATTGTGGGTTCAACAGTCATCGTGCTTCATGCCCCAGAGGAGAGGACGCCGAGCTCTGTTGACCAGATCTGGGATTTAGCGACGCAGCCAG CCTTTCTTTTGTATACGGCATCGGCAGTTGCAGTATCTCTGGTGCTTATGTTGCATTGTTCTCCACGTTATGGGCAGACAAACATAATGGTGTACTTGGGCATATGCTCTGCAATTGGATCTTTGACG GTCATGAGTATCAAGGCCATAGGAATTGCAATCAAGCTTACATTGGAAGGTGTCAACCAAGCTGGTTACTTCCAAACATGGGTATTTGCAATGGTGGCAATCTCCTGCATCATAATTCAGTTGAATTACTTAAACAAG GCATTAGATACTTTCAATACTGCAGTCGTTTCTCCTGTCTACTATGCCATGTTCACAATTCTTACAATATTAGCAAGTGCCATTATGTTCAAG GATTGGTCTGGCCAGAGTGCAAGTAATATTGCATCAGAGATTTGTGGGCTCATTACAGTAATTTCCGGGACCACAGTGTTACATTCTACAAGAGAATCAGATCAAACTTCCTCTTCAG ATTTGTATACACCACTCTCTCCTAAAATATTTTGGCACATCCAAGGAAATGGTGAGCTGGGAAAGCTGAAGGATGATGATTTGTTGTCTGGGGAATTTGTTGCTGTAGTGCGCCAAGATCATTTCACATAG
- the LOC135618872 gene encoding uncharacterized protein At5g49945-like, with protein sequence MTSRWPRSLTSALAPRGDALLLLLAPLFVLSLVTHELSRHSALAAHFEGFDSDDLDEAEDLSSSDEVPLAASPPPPPATSLSRSASPESHHGPPSAPKPPPSSDLWDEDEFEGIPVAVQSADPAAAPADQTRAPSLPLPSPAPPSVRSYTTEIVCISFLICFLINYFTGKRQNEEIALAWAAKFATKDSIFDKNFSLLGTGDGKDTPLLLKEGQDVFKFYASGRRYCQSMLATMEMRSRHDLISRALDLVFRKRDVITFEVVMNEDAMDHVVLALAKRKMAKAMHKEERDLERFATLGVMPLSGRKWVADEVLVVAESKEVAGDLITEVALDQVFGDKAFEKFGKWFISLHFSDQHPGSHKKRLIFKFALPDANNMADMSRLVALVPYYIDLIGRYKLSSHAQSKTEAARAKATKEEYKEQQNLRQEVMQKKKAEKKKSLEEAEMKLTAQAIRKKEEKDRARQLKKSMPRVKMLRSH encoded by the exons ATGACCAGTCGTTGGCCGCGCTCCCTCACCTCAGCCCTCGCCCCCCGCGGcgacgccctcctcctcctcctcgcccccCTCTTCGTCCTCTCCCTCGTTACACACGAGCTCTCCCGCCACTCTGCCCTTGCCGCCCACTTCGAGGGCTTCGATTCCGACGACCTCGACGAGGCCGAAGACCTCTCCTCCTCCGACGAAGTCCCCCTTGCtgcctcccctcctcctcctcccgccaCCTCCCTCTCGCGATCGGCCTCCCCAGAGTCCCACCATGGGCCCCCCTCCGCTCCTAAACCCCCGCCGTCGTCCGATCTCTGGGACGAGGACGAGTTCGAGGGCATACCCGTCGCCGTCCAATCGGCCGATCCGGCGGCTGCCCCGGCAGATCAGACCCGTGCCCCCTCCTTGCCCTTGCCTTCGCCGGCGCCACCCTCAGTCAGATCGTACACCACTGAGATCGTGTGCATCAGCTTCTTGATCTGCTTCCTGATCAACTACTTCACCGGGAAACGCCAGAACGAGGAGATCGCCCTTGCCTGGGCCGCCAAGTTCGCCACCAAAGACTCCATCTTCGACAAGAACTTCAGCCTCTTGGGCACCGGCGACGGTAAGGACACTCCTCTCCTTCTGAAGGAGGGCCAGGATGTGTTCAAATTCTATGCCAGCGGCCGACGGTACTGCCAGAGTATGCTGGCCACGATGGAGATGCGAAGCCGGCATGACCTCATCTCGAGGGCGCTCGATCTGGTGTTTCGCAAGAGAGATGTGATAACGTTTGAGGTGGTGATGAATGAGGACGCTATGGATCACGTTGTGCTGGCGCTCGCCAAAAGGAAGATGGCCAAGGCAATGCACAAGGAGGAGAGGGACCTGGAGAGATTTGCAACCCTGGGGGTGATGCCGCTGTCTGGGAGGAAGTGGGTAGCTGATGAGGTTTTGGTGGTCGCAGAGTCAAAAGAAGTCGCAGGGGATCTGATCACGGAGGTCGCTCTTGATCAG GTTTTTGGTGACAAGGCATTTGAGAAGTTTGGGAAGTGGTTCATCTCACTACATTTCTCTGATCAACATCCAGGATCTCACAAGAAGAGACTCATATTTAAGTTTGCTCTTCCAGATGCCAACAACATGGCTGACATGTCGAGATTGGTTGCTCTTGTACCATATTATATCGATTTAATTGGGCGGTACAAACTAAGTTCTCAT GCCCAATCCAAAACAGAAGCAGCCAGAGCAAAGGCTACCAAGGAGGAATACAAAGAACAACAGAATCTGAGACAAGAGGTGATGcaaaagaaaaaggcagaaaagaAGAAGTCGTTGGAAGAGGCTGAGATGAAGCTTACTGCCCAGGCAATTcgcaagaaagaagagaaagatcgTGCACGGCAACTGAAGAAGTCAATGCCAAGGGTGAAGATGCTCCGCTCTCACTAG
- the LOC103993539 gene encoding uncharacterized protein LOC103993539 — MSSPPVDDLCCVCHERFNLPCQANCSHWFCGSCIMRVWSSGFTLQPCKCPLCRRLITLLLPGASLYQSYDREAYRVLRNIENYNRQFGSGSNGLIQSLRDVPFFLRRLLREWMDPQRALPLAFRARTVLSMLFSVIYVLSPFDILPERIFGFVGFLDDLLVLVIVFLNLAAVYRALLLNRHGGA; from the exons ATGAGTTCGCCGCCGGTGGACGACTTGTGCTGCGTCTGCCACGAGAGGTTCAACCTCCCGTGTCAGGCCAACTGCTCCCACTGGTTCTGCG GAAGCTGTATCATGCGGGTATGGAGTTCTGGATTTACCCTTCAGCCATGCAAGTGTCCTCTATGTCGACGTTTGATAACTTTACTTCTACCTGGTGCCTCGTTATACCAAAGCTATGACCGTGAAGCTTATCGAGTACTTCGAAATATTGAGAATTACAATCGTCAATTTGGCAGCGGCTCAAATGGCCTTATTCAG AGTTTGCGGGACGTTCCATTCTTCCTTAGAAGGTTGTTAAGAGAATGGATGGATCCTCAGAGGGCACTTCCTCTTGCCTTTAGGGCACGGACAGTCTTGTCT ATGCTGTTCAGTGTGATTTATGTACTCAGCCCCTTTGACATTCTCCCAGAAC GAATCTTCGGTTTTGTCGGTTTCCTAGATGACCTCCTCGTACTGGTGATCGTGTTCCTCAACCTTGCTGCTGTATACCGCGCTTTACTTCTTAACCGTCATGGAGGTGCTTGA